CACTTCTGGCTGGCCGCGGCCCACTACCTGCTGGGCGACATGGCTGCCGCCGAAAAGCACATGCGCCTGGCGAAGAACGCCAGCACGACGCGCAAGGACCACGAGCTGTACGCCGCCAAGCTGGATCGGCTGAAGTCACGCCAGCACTAGGCGCAAAAGTCCAAGCGCCGGTGTCAGGCACCATACCGGGGGCGCTCCCGCCCCGGGTATCGTGCTGACACCACGGGTTGCATCGACCTGTGTGAGTCACCTAACCCAAGCGACAATTTCCTACATAAAACCGCAACAGTCCCCACACGCGCCGCCGGGTTCGGGAGTAGACTTTACTCATGAATACATCCCGAAAAGTAGCGGCCGCCGCCGGCGTCGCGGGCCTTCTCTGGGCCAGCATGGTGTCGATGATCGCGGCCAGCCAGCGCAAGCTGTTGTTCAATCCGACCCTCGTGCGCGAGGTGCAAAGCCCGCGCAGCACGGGCCACCGCACGCGCGCCGTCGTCTTGCGCGCCAGCGACGGTACCCGGCTCGCGGGCTGGCTGATGACGCCGCACGGCCCCGGCCCCCATCCGGCCGTCGTCTACTTCGGCGGGCGCTCGGAGGAAGTATCGTGGGTGGCGCGCGATGCGGGCACCCTGTTCCCAGGCATGACGGTACTGGCGATGAATTACCGCGGCTATGGCGATTCGCGCGGGGTGCCCGGCGAGGAACACATGGTGGAGGACGGCTGCATGCTGTTCGACTGGCTGTGCGGGCGGCACAACGTCGATCCGGAGCGGGTCGCGGTGGTGGGCCGCAGCCTGGGTTCGGGCGTCGCGGTGCAGGTGGCCAAGGGGCGCCCGGCCCATGCCGTCGTACTGATCACGCCGTACGACTCCATTCTCGCGCTGGCGCAGCGCAAGTTCCGCGTGATGCCCGTCAGCTTCGTGCTGCGGCACCGCTTCGAGTCGGTCAAGTATGCTTCGCTGCTGCGGGCCCCGACCTACGTGTTGCGCGCGGCCACAGACGACATCGTGCCGCATTCCCATACCGACCAGCTGGTTGCGCGCATGACACGCGTGCACCAGGACGAAATCGTGCCGGAATCGGACCACATGAACATCCCGTATCTGCCGGCCACCCAGCAGAAGATCGCGCAATTCCTGACGACCCAGTTTGCCGTGACGCGGCCGCTGCTGGAGGCCGCGCCCAGCGCGGCATAAGCGGCTGGGCATGAGCGCCCGTTAACGACGAAAAGCCGCAGCGCGGCACATGCCGCGGCGGTTTTTCGTGGTCCCGTACTGGGAAAGTCTACCGGCTGCGACCGCGATCAGCGGCGGCGTGCCTGATGGCTGGGCGCTGGGCCCCGGTTCTCGATGTGGCGGAAAACGATGCGGCCCTTGTTCAGGTCGTAGGGCGACAGTTCCAGCGTCACGCGGTCACCCGCAAGAATGCGGATGTGATTCTTCTTCATTTTGCCCGAAGTGTATGCAACCAGTTTGTGGCCGTTATCGAGGTCGACGCGGAAACGCATCTCGGGCAGGATTTCGGTAACGAGGCCGTTCATTTCAATCAGTTCTTCTTTAGCCATATTCCCTTTCGTAAGTGGCGTTGCGCCATTGCCGGACGCCGTCTGGTGCCGGGTGCTGCGTCATACCGATATGGGGGTAAAAGCGTGAAAAAAAAGCCCGCTGACTGCGGGCTTCGTTTCAATGTGATGCCAATGCTTGAATCGCTGCTCCAGCCCATGCTATCTGCGTGGTGCGGATGCCTTGGATGCCCATGCTATCTGCGTGGTGCGGCCAATGTGTAATTCGACCAATGTCTGGTATGACAACCCTCGTCGTGGAATTCGCAGCGCGGCTTTACACACGCAGCCCTGCGTCACCTGGAGGGGCCGTCGAAGCCTAGTGGCCTCATCGACAGACGTAGTATAGCACAGGTCTTTGTGCGGCGCACAAACCAATCTGCCGGCGTTGTATTCAGGGGAAATCGATGAAGCGCAGCGGCACCGCGTCCGTCAGCCAGACGCCGTTGTCGGACCGGTGGAACACGTGACCTTGCGCGTGCATGTCGGCGGCGCGCACCGACAGGACCACGGGCACACCGTAGCGCGCGCCCACGCTGACGGCGGTCGCTCGCTCGGCGGACAGGTGCACGTGGCGGCGCGACTGCGCCTTCAGTCCCCCCTGCCGGATCGCCGTGATGAAACGGCTGGCCGTGCCATGGTAGAGGATCGTTGGCGGCTCGGCTGGCGCCAGTTCGAGGTCCACGCTCTTCAGCGAGTGGCCCTGGCTGGCGCGGATGGCGCGGCCGTCGGGGCTAAAGGCGAAGCGCTGCTTGTCGTTGGTCGCCACTACCTCCTGCAACTGCTCGAGCGTGATGCGCTTGCCGTGCGCGGCCGCCCGTTCCAGCAGCGTGGCGACGTCGGCCCAGCCGTTCTTGTCCAGCGCGAGGCCGACCGTGTCGGGGGCGTGGCGCAGGATCAGGGACAGGAATTTGCTGAGGTTTTTGTTTTTATCGGTCATGTTCTCGAATACGTTTCTTCAAATTGAAGCCGGGCGTGCCGGCTTCCGAGCAGATTGTAGCCCCGACAGCGCGGCCGTATTCGC
This is a stretch of genomic DNA from Pseudoduganella chitinolytica. It encodes these proteins:
- a CDS encoding alpha/beta hydrolase, which codes for MNTSRKVAAAAGVAGLLWASMVSMIAASQRKLLFNPTLVREVQSPRSTGHRTRAVVLRASDGTRLAGWLMTPHGPGPHPAVVYFGGRSEEVSWVARDAGTLFPGMTVLAMNYRGYGDSRGVPGEEHMVEDGCMLFDWLCGRHNVDPERVAVVGRSLGSGVAVQVAKGRPAHAVVLITPYDSILALAQRKFRVMPVSFVLRHRFESVKYASLLRAPTYVLRAATDDIVPHSHTDQLVARMTRVHQDEIVPESDHMNIPYLPATQQKIAQFLTTQFAVTRPLLEAAPSAA
- the infA gene encoding translation initiation factor IF-1; the protein is MAKEELIEMNGLVTEILPEMRFRVDLDNGHKLVAYTSGKMKKNHIRILAGDRVTLELSPYDLNKGRIVFRHIENRGPAPSHQARRR
- a CDS encoding RNA 2'-phosphotransferase, which codes for MTDKNKNLSKFLSLILRHAPDTVGLALDKNGWADVATLLERAAAHGKRITLEQLQEVVATNDKQRFAFSPDGRAIRASQGHSLKSVDLELAPAEPPTILYHGTASRFITAIRQGGLKAQSRRHVHLSAERATAVSVGARYGVPVVLSVRAADMHAQGHVFHRSDNGVWLTDAVPLRFIDFP